tttacgctgaaaatccggtgtttctatgttcaacagttttgttatatttcagtgttcagtgatgtacagtgccagtcaaaagtttggacacacccacttttaattgttttttaaactattttatacattgtagaataatagtgaagacattaaaactatgaaatgacacatatggaatcatgaagtaatccaaaaaaaagtgttaaacaaatcaaagtatattttagattctttaaagtagccaccctttgacttgatgacagctttgagaacgcttggcattctctcaaccagcttcacctggaatgcttttccaacagtcttgaaggagttcccacatatgctgagcacttgttggctgcttttccttcactttgcggtacaactcatcccaaaccatctcaactgggttgaggtcgggtgattgtggaggccaggtcatctgatgcagcactccatcactctccttcttggtaatataccccttacacaggctggaggtgtgttgggtcattgtcctgttgaaaaacaaatgatagtcccactaagcccaaaccagatgggatggcgtatcgctgaagaatgctgtggtagccatgctggttaagtgtgcattgaattctataTAAAttattgacagtgtcaccagcaaagcacccccacaccatcacacctcctcctccatgcttcacggtgggaaccacacatgcggagatcatccgttcacttagaaccaaaaatctaaaatttggactcataccaaaggacagatttccaccagtctaatgtacattgctcgTCTTTCttggccaagcaagtctcttcttattattggtgtcctttattagtggtttctttgcagcaattggaccatgaaggcctgacgtgtctgttacttgaactctgggaagcatttatttgggctgcaatttctgaggctggtaactgtaatgaactattcctctgcagcagaggtaactctgggtcttcctttcctgtggtggtcctcatgagagccagtttcatcaaagctcTGAATTAATTTTTACTtctgcgcttgaagaaactttcaaagttcttgaaattttccgtattgactgactttcatgtcttaaagtaatgatggactgttgtttctctttgctctgTTCTTTTCATAATagggacttggtattttaccaaatagggctatcttcttaataccacccctaccttgtcacaacacaactgattggctcaaacgtataAAGGattaaagaaattccacaaatgaacttttaacaaggcacacctgttaattgaaatgcattccaggtgactacctcatgaagctggctgagagaatgccaagagtgtgcaaagctgtcatcaaggtaaagggtggctactttaaagaatatcaaatgtataatatattttgatttgtttaaccctttttttggttactacatgattccatgtgttatttcatatttttgatgtcttcactattattctacaatgcagaaaatactaaaaagaaagaaaaacgtttgaatgagtaggtgtgtctaaacttttgactggtactgtatatagtagtgtaatattgggatgcacactctaaattaaatacatttcagCTCTATAGCTGACATGGTACAGTTGTCTTCTTTTTTGTAAGCCCCtaagtgtatacttttgtttcaaagtacatttgtttaagactaccaagaaacactctgtgtcaCCCTGATTTATCCCACTGCAATAAAAGGTTCATGAGTAGTTAAGTGATGCAGTGACAGTGAGTGAGTGGAAGACAACAGCAGAGCTGTCTATCTTGGTAATCAAATTATCGATGGTGTGAAACTCAGTCAAGCAGCTGACGGACATTAATACTCTTAGTATCAATCTCAGAGAAATTCAACCACTTCCAGTCCAAACCAAAAGAGCATAAatacatgtgtgtgcatgcacatgtttcagtgtgtgcatgtgttagcTAACTCACAGTGGACAATGAGCTGCACGTCTCCCATGACCTCCTCGTAAGTGTCCAGATCCAGTGAGCGGCACTGGTAGACCCCACTGTCCCCACGCGTCACCTCCCTCAGCACCAATGTGTCATCGCTGGCCTCCAACGCTGTCTCCTGCTCCTGAGAGGGGACGACATCAGATTTACACTGTCATATTACAGGATCTACATTTAGGCTAATAAATCTTTGATTTTGGgacgaactatccctttaagtcaCACCCAAACAACAGCTGAATTAGTCTGGTTACTGTGAGCTACATAAACCCTTTAACATGTTCCTGTGACCCTCTAAATGACCAAACCATGCCTCTATTCACATCCCAGTCTTGAGACCCAACAGGGGAACCCCCCAAATGTGTTGTTGTGGTCAAATGAACACACAGGAATGAGAAATGTTGATCTCCAGTCAGTCACAGACCTTGAAAGGGTCTAAAGATTTATTCCAGAGCCACAGGATCAGACATGATGAGCTCCTGTTCACAAGGCCTACACTTCTACTCCAAGGCCTGAGTCTGCATATAAAAAAACATTCACAGAAAGGAGGGCCCTTCTTACTTGTTGTCGGTTGAACGTGAAGGGCGGTGGGGGGTTGCCATCGCCTTGGCAACGGATCTCCACAGTGTCCCCCTCTTTGACCAGGCCCTGGGGGGATTCCTTCCACAGCTCGACAACGGTTGTGGGGTCTGCGGGACAAAACCCAGAAATCAACGTGGCTATGCAATGCCTGGTAGTCACTAGGCTAATCAGCTTTACAAGCCAGTCATTTACTCAGCATTGACAACAGCAGAGTTTGTGTTTTGTCATTGCTGTCATGGTATGCAAAATTGGTTCAAACAACACTAGATATATTGAGAAAATATTGTGGGCTAAAATTGAAGAGCGCCAAAGATGGGTGGGTTTGGGTTACATTAGTTGGACTACTACTTTGACAGCCCAGAAGCTGTTGACTTGTTTGAGGTAGGCTGATATCATTTCATAGGCTTTAACTTGGGTGTTGTAGAGAGAAACATCAGTGACCATCCTACTAGTTTCATGGTAGGGACAGTCATAAAAACAATTGGAGAGCACCATTAACACAGTGAAGTAGTATTAGCTCTAGTTAGCATTACAGtcaatttattattttttatttaacctttatttaactaggcaagtcagttaagaacaaattcttatttacaatgatggcctaggaacagtgccttgttcaggggcagaacgacagatgttttaccttgtcagctcagggatttaattgagcaacctttcggttactggcccaatgctctaaccacttggtTACCTGCTGCCCGAAAGCATGCTGAGTCAGCATAAGTTGTGTGGTTAGAAATAGCATGTCTGGGGTATAAGATATGGAGTTAGTTGGGTCCTTACAGTGCACAGTGATGTTGATGCCCTTGGACTCAGCCGTCCTCACAGCTCCTGGGACGTAGTAGCTGACCTCACAGGAGAACAGGACATCCTTGTCCTCTTTGGCAACTTTATATTGCAGCTCACTCTGGACCGTGTAGAAGCCACTGGACTCACGGGTCACCAGAATTACCACGTTGATCTCTGGGAGGGGTGAGAAAACACTGATTTAGCTACCATTACAGGCTGGTAGATAGATGATATCCGGAAACAATTCTTCATGTAACGACAACTTGTAGTATTTCAGTGACAGTTGTGAGTATCACCACATGGAGTCAAAACAAGATAATTGCTTGACTAGTTTTTCTCCAATAGTCCATTAGTGAGAGTGGCAGTGAAGATGTTAAAACTGCTCTAAGATCGGTTCTTTTGTATTGGTATTCCTGCTACTCACGGCCATGCGTGGGGGTCAGTGGGCTGATGCCACGGTACCAGGTGATGTTGGGTCTGGGGAAGCCATTCCTTGCCTCACACGATGCaatctgtacacacacagagaataaGATTGCTTGTTCAATGGTGCTTTCATGGACTGAGAGCTAAATTGAGATGTACTCAAGTGGACTGCCTAATGCCTACTCTTGATGGCAGTTCGTTGGTCACAGAGATTCCAGCATGGACACCTTCAATTACTGGGGCCATTGGAGGATCtggaataaaatataaaatggCATTATCAATGCAAACAAGCATTCTATCAATAACCACTGAAACACATGGTAATGGGCAGAGCATGtactcatactgtatgtgctgtaacCAAATCCTCTATCATTGGGATAACAAGAAATTAACACACAGAGATGAGTTGGGGCTCCTGTGTGGCTTTCAATGCCAGGGTTGAGGGTTAAATTCCCAAAGGGGACAAGTAGGAGAAagaagtatgaaaatgtatgcactcactactgtaagtctctctggataagagcttctgctaaatgactcaaatgtcaaatggTCAGTAGAGAGATGAATTGGAtcaagcacaaacagatctggaccCCCCCCAGGCTTGGAAGAGATTGATGCTCCAATGTCTTACCGAACACCCTGAGGTGGGTCTTGCCTTCTCCGTTGCCTGCAGCCATGCCGTTGACCTGGCAGAAGAACTCCCTCTCGTCAGTCAGCTGGACATCCTGGATGGTCAGCAGCACACCCTCCTTGTCCCCGATGTTGGACACCGTGATGCGGCCTGTGAAGTCTGTACCATCGTCCACTATCTGCTGTGCATTGTCACCGTAGTAGATCCGCTCCCGGCTACTGCTACTGGGATTCCTCTGTAGGGAAggagataaaaaataataataataatcatttggTGCTGATATTTGTTCTGTTATACACTTGTACAAGCGAAAGTGCCACCAGGCATAGGTTGAGTTCATTTCATTCAATTTAGAAGATGAAACTAGGTTGAATGGCAAAAACACCTTGCAccgtacattgaaacaaattggtgtgtgtgtgtgagatacatagaaagagaggggggtgcaGATAATGGTCCAGAAGTACTCACCACAAACCACTGGATCATGAACGCTCTGGGCTGCTCACTGAAGACGTACTGGCAGGGGATGCCTGCTGAGTCGCCCAGGTACACCTCCACACTCTCCTCCATGGTCATGTCCACCTTGGCCCAGGCTGCAAAGAGCAAACACAACACCCCAGTCAGTATCTTGTCTCATCAAGGACCACAACAACATGTCTGGCAGGCAAAAAGCAGGCTTTGAATATTCACGTTTTAGCATTCAGTTCAATGTATTATCTCCAAAAAAGTGATTTCAAAATACTATTATTTATTGCCACTTTTGGGCCATTCTATAATGACACACAGGCAGTGTGGGAGCCAGAATGTTTACTCTATTGCAAACTGATGGATCATCTATGGATCAGTGGGACCAGTGTTTTAACCGGTGTGAGAACTAGACTATGTGGCTGGCTAGCAGAGGGGAGAGATGTTACAATGTGTGGAATGTGTGAAGCAGGGTCCACCCTGGTCCCTCCAGCAGCACTGGGCAGTGTCCAGCACTTAAGCGAGTCAGCCGCCAGCACATAGAAAAGGCTTGATTTACACACAGATTGAAGAATTACTGCAATGTTCCCTGTTAACCTGCAACAGAGCCAACAAACTAGCATAAAACTGTCCCATCAGAATCGTCATGGGAACCACCAGACACAAGACAGAGTTTGACCTATAACAGTGTTAAAGACAACTGTTTTTATAGGATGTGGAATCTAGCACTATTCTTGCCAGATCTGGGAAGTTGTGTAGGGTCACAGAGCTACCCAAAGAAAAGTTCTATGGGTTGCTATTGCAGGGTTTTGTCATttgaagtacagtgccttgcgaaagtattcggcccccttgaaatttgcgaccttttgccacatttcaggcttcaaacataaagatataaaactgtatttttttgtgaagaatcaacaacaagtgggacacaatcatgaagtggaacgacatttattggatatttcaaacttttttaacaaatcaaaaactgaaaaattgggcgtgcaaaattattcagccccttaagttaatactttgtagcgccaccttttgctgcgattacagctgtaagtcgcttggggtatgtctctatcagttttgcacatcgagagactgacattttttcccattcctccttgcaaaacagctcgagctcagtgaggttggatggagagcatttgtgaacagcagttttcagttctttccacagattctcgattggattcaggtctggactttgacttggccattctaacacctggatatgtttatttttgaaccattccattgtagattttgctttatgttttggatcattgtcttgttggaagacaaatctccgtcccagtctcaggtcttttgcagactccatcaggttttcttccagaatggtcctgtatttggctgcatccatcttcccatcaattttaaccatcttccctgtccctgctgaagaaaagcaggcccaaaccatgatgctgccaccaccatgtttgacagtggggatggtgtgttcagggtgatgcgctgtgttgcttttacgccaaacataacgttttgcattgttgccaaaaaattcaattttggtttcatctgaccagagcaccttcttccacatgtttggtgtgtctcccgggtggcttgtggcaaactttaaacgacactttttatggatatctttaagaaatggctttcttcttgccactcttccataaaggccagatttgtgcaatatacgactgattgttgtcctatggacagtctcccacctcagctgtagatctctgcagttcatccagagtgatcatgggcatcttggctgcatctctgatcagtcttctccttgtatgagctgaaagtttagagggacggccaggtcttggtagatttgcagtggtctgatactccttccatttcaatattatcgcttgcacagtgctccttgggatgtttaaagcttgggaaatctttttgtatccaaatccggctttaaacttcttcacaagagtatctcggacctgcctggtgtgttccttgttcttcatgatgctctctgcgcttttaacggacctctgagactatcacagtgcaggtgcatttatacggagacttgattacacacaggtggattgtatttatcatcattagtcatttaggtcaacattggatcattcagagatcctcactgaacttttgGAGAGAGTTtgttgcactgaaagtaaaggggctgaataattttgcactcccaatttttcagtttttgatatgttacattttttttaaatatccaataaatgtcgttccacttcatgattgtgtcccacttgttgttgattcttcacaaaaaaatacagttttatatttttatgtttgaagcctgaaatgtggcaaaagttcgcaaagttcaagggggccgaatactttcgcaaggcactgtaacaatGAAATACGCAATAGTAATTGAATTGTGTTACAATCATGTTTCACACTCATGTCTCGTTTGAAGGTCACTTAAAAAATTTGCTGGTAATGTTGCTCTCAAGCTTCTTCCCACGACATTGGAGCTGAGCCACACAAACACTCTCTGAGACAGGCTTAAAATACGTGTTGTTTTTGTTTACCACATTGTTATTGTGTTCTCCAGTAGGTAGCCTCCTCCACCCAGATCTCTATCTACAGTGATACCCTGTCTGAGCCAGACAGACGGAGACATGCCCCAAATGAAGCCTCCCATTCATGGTGGAGAGATATCCTTGGTGCAACAGCAATCCAACAGACTGACTTGTCAGATATGACCCctactctgtcctctccctctctaccccttacATCCCCCTCTTTCTGGCTCAAAGACATATATCTAGCCTGATCCTAGTCCACTGGGGCCCCCATGCCCCTCTACACCCCCTCTTctaattcttctctctctccatctcaacccccctctctttctccctctctccatctcaaccctacctcccctccccaaccctctcttgCCTTCATCTTCACTTCAGcatggagagaggtgtagagactTGAGAGAGGCTTCCTGTTAATTGGTAACGTGGGAGATGGGGGCTGGTGCTGGTGGGGTGCCGTGAAGAGCAGACATTGGCAGGGGTTAGGGGGTGAAGTTGGTACAGTGAGTAGTCTAAGAGTAGGAATGCCAATGTCAAAGACTAGGGGGGCCAGGGGGGTCCTGGGTGAGCAAGAGGGAATGGAATTGGAATCGGCCTCGTTCATTGTTTGTATGGTGTGTGGGCAGGGGGTGTGTTGCGGGGGCGTATGTGTctgagtatgtctgtctgtgtccaggCCCATAAGCCACAGAATGTTGAAGATTTGCACTTTCTGGAAGTATTTTCAAACTTGTTTTGTATATTCAGATCTGTCATTATAGatcacgcaaacacacacgcgcgcaagcgcacacacacgcgcaagcGCACACACCCCTTATTAAACTCACAGTCACATACCGGTGATCCTATTGAGCTCTCCCACCAGCATTGTCAGCCTGCTTTTCCCTGACTACCCCTTCTTTATCCCATCCACAGCGCAATGCAACCAGTCTGCTCTTTGTGGCCCTGCTTGGTGGGGCTTTGCACTGTGtccattctctgtctctcctctggtctctctctctctctctgtcctttgctaTGAGCTGTGAGGCTCAAGGCTGtgttcagccagccgtgaccctAAGACGCACATGCCATTGTGCGCTTCAGAATGCATTTTTCCATCTCAGAGGTAAGAGGGAGTTTGTCATGTacggcagcagggtagcctagtggttagagcgttggactagtaaccgaaaggttgcaagtttgaatccttgagctgacaaggtacaaatctgtcgctctgcccctgaacaaggcagttaacccactgttcctaggccgtcattgaaaataagaatttgttcttaactgacttgcctagttaaataaagggagaAACAACCAAGGTTGTTTGCTGTTTATCTTCTGAACTGTGGTGGTTTAGCTCATGATGGAACAGGAGAGGAGGTGAAGTTGATGTAAAAGATTGTGTCTCTTGGGACTAATCCGGTTAACATGGGGACAGAATATCTACTCATCTGGAGATTTGACTCCAAAGCCAACACGAGCTGCCTTATCTACAGACACaccagcagaatacctgacctaTAGACACaccagcagaatacctgacctaTAGACATGGGGCATCACAGCTCCCCAGCCAGAGTGTTCCCTGTTAACACAGAGTCTGCTGGCTGATGAACACTCCACCAGTCTGGAAACAGCCACAGGATATTCGGACGTGTTGACAGGGCCCGTAATGAAGCCCAAAACTGCTAGGCTGTCACAGAGGCGGAGggggtgtttgtgtgcatgtgtgtgtatcgaGGAGAATTACAGTTTGTCCCGTTCTTAGATAATGTTGCCCATTGAGTCCAACCTGCATTGTTAACGGATGGGGCCTTGCAGACTATAGCACTGAGACAATGGGAAGTGCTGCCTGGATTGTTTGAGGGGAGTCTTGCATACAGTCGGTCATTATGCAGACAATAGCATCAGACGCTAATCACAGTAGTCACAACATTAGCTTATGTGCACCGCCCCTCTCTCGCTGACAAAGCAGATCAGCTTGGGTTGAAGGCCCAGCTGAGCTCCACTAAAGCTCCAGCTGTTCCTTGTCATCCTCTTTATCCACGGCAACAGACCCACCCTGCCTCTGCCAACCGCTGACAACAACACACATAATCATCTGTAACAAGAGAAATTAAAGTTATTTAAATGGGAGATATAGCATAATCCCTAAATGTCTAGGCAGTCATGAAATGGTGCCATATGTATGTTGTGGCTGATAAACAGTGCCCTATGTATGTTGTGGCTGATAAACAGTGCCATATGTATGTTGTGGCTGATAAACAGTGCCATATTATGTGGAATCTTGCTAACATGGGGAAAGGAATGAATGTGGGGGTAGGCCTATAACGTTTATGTGCCTAGGGTCTCATGTTGGTTTTCCTTGGCCCTGACTCCCTGAGCCTGTTTCTACTTAGAGGCCTTGCCTGCATCAACTCCTCATATAGATCATGGACACACC
Above is a window of Oncorhynchus tshawytscha isolate Ot180627B linkage group LG30, Otsh_v2.0, whole genome shotgun sequence DNA encoding:
- the LOC112228510 gene encoding cell surface glycoprotein MUC18 isoform X1, with amino-acid sequence MAFPKNSFKLLFVLICSLSLNAWAKVDMTMEESVEVYLGDSAGIPCQYVFSEQPRAFMIQWFVRNPSSSSRERIYYGDNAQQIVDDGTDFTGRITVSNIGDKEGVLLTIQDVQLTDEREFFCQVNGMAAGNGEGKTHLRVFDPPMAPVIEGVHAGISVTNELPSRIASCEARNGFPRPNITWYRGISPLTPTHGQINVVILVTRESSGFYTVQSELQYKVAKEDKDVLFSCEVSYYVPGAVRTAESKGINITVHYPTTVVELWKESPQGLVKEGDTVEIRCQGDGNPPPPFTFNRQQEQETALEASDDTLVLREVTRGDSGVYQCRSLDLDTYEEVMGDVQLIVHYLDPALVVPKDSEIMFKGESLTATCNALSSLETFTVWFKNGLQVGTGHMLFLQDATYDTAGEYVCEVTVPSLPGLHTSGSVHIIVQGAPQMKDADREVEMEEGAGKWMNLSCEAHAHPLPTISWTVTGSQSWREVLTSATDHSTISLVSIKVTSDITAFCNATNEMGTEAKSFSISAIPMDTSTAPYSPAEGNGVIIVVVIICVLLLAVLGSVLYFLHKKGKIPCGRSGKQEITKENPNKDGIVVEMKTDTKTEEAVLLKGGNGDKNGPNDQYMDLRK
- the LOC112228510 gene encoding cell surface glycoprotein MUC18 isoform X2, whose product is MAFPKNSFKLLFVLICSLSLNAWAKVDMTMEESVEVYLGDSAGIPCQYVFSEQPRAFMIQWFVRNPSSSSRERIYYGDNAQQIVDDGTDFTGRITVSNIGDKEGVLLTIQDVQLTDEREFFCQVNGMAAGNGEGKTHLRVFDPPMAPVIEGVHAGISVTNELPSRIASCEARNGFPRPNITWYRGISPLTPTHGQINVVILVTRESSGFYTVQSELQYKVAKEDKDVLFSCEVSYYVPGAVRTAESKGINITVHYPTTVVELWKESPQGLVKEGDTVEIRCQGDGNPPPPFTFNRQQEQETALEASDDTLVLREVTRGDSGVYQCRSLDLDTYEEVMGDVQLIVHYLDPALVVPKDSEIMFKGESLTATCNALSSLETFTVWFKNGLQVGTGHMLFLQDATYDTAGEYVCEVTVPSLPGLHTSGSVHIIVQGAPQMKDADREVEMEEGAGKWMNLSCEAHAHPLPTISWTVTGSQSWREVLTSATDHSTISLVSIKVTSDITAFCNATNEMGTEAKSFSISAIPMDTSTAPYSPAEGNGVIIVVVIICVLLLAVLGSVLYFLHKKGKIPCGRSGKQEITKENPNKDGIVVEMKTDTKTEEAVLLKGGNGDKNGPNDQ